The DNA segment GTTGCTGCCAAGGTAGCAATCCCTGGAAGGTCGATTTTTTTCACTTCGTATTCGGACAACCTTTGGGGAATGCGAAGTTCTAAATAAATTTTACGAATTCCTTCTACCGCTTTGATGGCCGCTTCAATCACGGAGATATTGGTAACGTCTTCATCCAGAGCCCTTGCGATCATTACATACTTACCAGCAGAAGAGGTGAGGTTGTATTCCATTACGTGAGGGAGAAGGATCGACATACTTTGAAAGATATCAAGATTTGTAACGGTTGTTACTGCCAATGACAATGCATAACAAAGTCCAAGGCTACTTGTCGACTGCGCAATCCCTGCAAGTAAACTTGCCGCATAAATGGAGTTTTTCGGTCCAAGGTTTCTTGGTTCCCGAATGGCAGGAACAATGTTTTTGGAGATAAGTTCAATAGAACGAAGAGCTGTGGAAGAAGTGATCTCATTGGCATATTTAGAAAGGATACTATCTACGGCCGCTGACAAAATAGAGATCCCCGTTTTGGCAGTTTCCGAACTAGACATTCCAGCTCCAATTTTTGGATCAGAGACAATGAGTTCTGGAAACGCCCACTCATGAGCAAAGTACTTTCTATTTTTATCTTTATCATCCACAATCGAAAAGAAAGGAGAACATTCATTTCCGAGTAGGGGTTTTGTCGGAACCACAATTAAAGGAAGGCCTTTTTTCTTGGGTTGTTTTTTACCGATGAGGAGCTCTTCTGCAAATAAATCATTGGTAGCAAGAAGGGATGCCGCCTTACCCGCGTTTACTGATTCAAAGGAACCGTAAGCCACTACACAATCAGCATTGGAAATTCTAAGGAAGTGGGCACAGGAATCTAAATCTTTAAAATGAACTCGGTCCACGATGTCATCATAGATGATCACACCTTCTGCGTGTTTTTCGAGACTAGTTTTGATGATGGAGAGTTCTTCGGCGTTTTCTAGTTCTTTCTGTGTTGTGATCAGAACCACTCGAGACCCAATGTTTTTGACAAAAGATCCGAGTTTGTATCCACAATCGATTTCGAAGTGAATTTTTGGAGGAAATTGAAAATTGATCCATTCGGGGAGAACTGGCATACGATCCCCTAATTATGATTCGGCGGAGTTAGAGAAATCCTCGGAGAGGACAATAAAAAAGGATCCCTCACCACCCGTCCTTTTTACT comes from the Leptospira bourretii genome and includes:
- a CDS encoding iron-containing alcohol dehydrogenase produces the protein MPVLPEWINFQFPPKIHFEIDCGYKLGSFVKNIGSRVVLITTQKELENAEELSIIKTSLEKHAEGVIIYDDIVDRVHFKDLDSCAHFLRISNADCVVAYGSFESVNAGKAASLLATNDLFAEELLIGKKQPKKKGLPLIVVPTKPLLGNECSPFFSIVDDKDKNRKYFAHEWAFPELIVSDPKIGAGMSSSETAKTGISILSAAVDSILSKYANEITSSTALRSIELISKNIVPAIREPRNLGPKNSIYAASLLAGIAQSTSSLGLCYALSLAVTTVTNLDIFQSMSILLPHVMEYNLTSSAGKYVMIARALDEDVTNISVIEAAIKAVEGIRKIYLELRIPQRLSEYEVKKIDLPGIATLAATYSFLDCLPRELPKNEIETILVAAF